The genomic window AAACATTCCCTGAAGGCACATATTGGAGTCCATCGATAGCTATGTACGGAGACATGGGGAATATCAATGCTCAGTCCTTACCTCGGCTACAACAGGATACCCAAAAAGGAATGTATGATGCTATTTTCCATGTGGGTGACTTCGCGTATGACATGAATACGGATGAAGGACTAGTTGGAGATGAATTCATGAGACAAATAGAATCAATTGCAGCTTATGTACCATATATGACTTGCAATGGAAACCACGAACAATTTGCGTACATATCGTAAAAATGCCAATAGGTACAATCTAAGGTTTATTTCATTATAGGAATTTTAGCCACTATAAAGCTCGTTTCAACATGCCAAATGATGAACGAGGGGATAACATGTACTATAGCTTCAACATGGGACCTATGCATATCATTAGTTTGTCGACAGAAtactattactttttaaattatggccTAAATCAAGTTAAACAACAACATGATTGGTTTGAAAACGATTTAAAAGTAAGGAAACCCCAATATCTTCAAACCCAtagttccttaattttttttttttttttgtaaaaaaaaaagttggccAATCTGTCTAAGAACAGAGAGAAGCGACCTTGGATCCTTGTTTTTGGTCACCGACCTATGTACTGTTCAAATACAGATAAGGATGATTGCACAAAATTCAAAGCTAGAACACGCGTTGGCCTTCCACTTCTACATTTGTAAATTGATCATGTCGGGCCCTTGACACATTTTgtttaaactcattttttcagATATGGGTTGGAAGAtcttatgtacaaatataaagtgGACCTAGCCGTATGGGCTCATGAGCATGACTATGAAAGACTATGGCCCATTTATAACACAAAAGTAATGAATGGGTCATATGAAAGGCCATACGACAATCCAAAGGCTCCAGTTCACATAATTACGGGATCTGCTGTAAGTAAAATTGCAATCATAGTGATAACTAAACGACTTTTAAATCTCCTGTTTTACTATGAATGTATCTGATGATTAAGTTCGAGAGTTaggtatattagaaattgattgATAAGCACAGTAAATTTACATCTTAAGACTAAGTTTTTCACCATTCCTTTCAATGAAATGATGATGCCTTTATTCCAGACTGATGGCATatcttttatcttttaatactCCTCTTGCTTCGATATGAACCtatgaagaattaaattaatagtaatatatagaCTCATAAGGGATAATTTTACCAATGATCTAATTATCCATCgtaaattaaacttttgcaaGGATTCGCATTTTGGATTCCAGATAATTGGAGGATCATTGTGAGTAAGTAAATGGACATCATTGTCTTTAGCAAAAATTTTGAGCTCAGGAGGAACGACACAGCATGTAGTTTGATTAACCTAATCCAAATTGACAATTTCATTAATCCTATTCAACGAATACTCTTTAGTTTTACGAACCTGAACATTATTGGGCTTAATTTTaacattgttaaaaatatatttgaatacttcAGTTTCTACATCGGATATCCCCagattttttataactttacgATCCACGAGCTTTTCAAGAAATCTCcacaatttaatcaaattttctctATGCTCAGACGTAGTATTTGGATCC from Lepeophtheirus salmonis chromosome 1, UVic_Lsal_1.4, whole genome shotgun sequence includes these protein-coding regions:
- the Gclm gene encoding glutamate--cysteine ligase regulatory subunit; protein product: MSEPTPLFLLSPNLITDKEFKSYRVSREPISEVNQVVKNAINKPELQSSHQKSAILDPEARKNEFSITLKIFLKDFDTLKAQEAIDQILEILGTEYVENLNLALPEMGCDALGFTSDNVDPNTTSEHRENLIKLWRFLEKLVDRKVIKNLGISDVETEVFKYIFNNVKIKPNNVQVNQTTCCVVPPELKIFAKDNDVHLLTHNDPPIIWNPKCESLQKFNLRWIIRSLVHIEARGVLKDKRYAISLE
- the LOC121124639 gene encoding acid phosphatase type 7, whose protein sequence is MSLKFINKLVICVLFTGVFPQPIDYFTPEQIHLSLTDSKQSMLVTWVTWNQTSSYANYGLSPQNLTQTASGSSNIFYTSQDSSRHEYIHKVKMSELRPNTTYYYHVGSSLGWSGIFWFKTFPEGTYWSPSIAMYGDMGNINAQSLPRLQQDTQKGMYDAIFHVGDFAYDMNTDEGLVGDEFMRQIESIAAYVPYMTCNGNHEQFANFSHYKARFNMPNDERGDNMYYSFNMGPMHIISLSTEYYYFLNYGLNQVKQQHDWFENDLKLANLSKNREKRPWILVFGHRPMYCSNTDKDDCTKFKARTRVGLPLLHLYGLEDLMYKYKVDLAVWAHEHDYERLWPIYNTKVMNGSYERPYDNPKAPVHIITGSAGCQERHDGFLPLPNRTAFRSMDYGYTRLNVMNGSHLHIQQVSDDQEGAIIDDFWIIKAIP